A genomic region of Stenotrophomonas sp. NA06056 contains the following coding sequences:
- the recO gene encoding DNA repair protein RecO, with product MLIEDDTGFVLHARAYRETSLLVEVLSAEHGRIGLLARGVSTAKGQVLRAALQPLQWIRFSALQRGELAQLRGAEALDVAPRLHGQAMLAGFYLSELTLRLAPRQDPLPELYLAYGEARARLAVGAGLAWTLRRFERELLAALGVGFDLETASDGQPIDPAARYELDPQEGPQRLLSERGGERRAAATGSALLALAADDEPDAADLASLRLPMRRVLAHHLGARGLKSWEMLEQLAPRR from the coding sequence ATGCTGATCGAGGACGACACTGGTTTCGTGCTGCATGCGCGGGCCTATCGCGAGACCAGCCTGCTGGTCGAGGTATTAAGCGCCGAGCACGGCCGGATCGGTCTGCTCGCGCGTGGAGTTTCCACGGCCAAGGGCCAGGTGCTGCGGGCAGCCCTGCAGCCTTTGCAATGGATCCGCTTCAGCGCCCTGCAGCGTGGCGAACTGGCCCAGCTGCGCGGTGCCGAAGCGCTGGATGTTGCGCCGCGCCTGCATGGCCAGGCCATGCTGGCCGGGTTCTATCTCAGCGAACTGACCCTGCGGCTGGCGCCGCGCCAGGATCCGCTGCCGGAGTTGTACCTGGCCTATGGCGAAGCGCGGGCGCGTCTGGCTGTGGGGGCCGGACTGGCCTGGACACTACGCCGTTTCGAGCGCGAGCTGCTGGCGGCGCTGGGTGTGGGCTTCGATCTGGAGACCGCCAGCGATGGCCAGCCGATCGACCCGGCGGCACGCTATGAACTGGATCCGCAGGAAGGGCCGCAGCGCCTGCTCAGCGAGCGTGGCGGCGAACGTCGTGCGGCGGCTACCGGCTCGGCACTGTTGGCGCTGGCAGCCGACGACGAACCGGACGCAGCGGATCTGGCCAGCCTGCGCCTGCCGATGCGGCGGGTGCTGGCCCATCACCTTGGCGCACGCGGCTTGAAATCGTGGGAGATG